A genome region from Drosophila simulans strain w501 chromosome 2R, Prin_Dsim_3.1, whole genome shotgun sequence includes the following:
- the LOC27206277 gene encoding transcription factor Ken isoform X1 produces the protein MEYYVYFQRMLMLQYSKHGECILKEIGAAFRGEHPADLTIVCENKVKLHAHKLVLAAASPLIRNLLEDTHLSDCSTTVYFPDVNATYFKFLLDFLYSGQTCITSRDVNYLHDLLLLLQIKSDSWKTTDSAYLSSKCGGLRDRADRRKQQYTSPQNLEPDQTLKYEVDSVDESRNAADFSSAFNSNDNCENAAECERSGGHNNKEEDEDDCTHKDNKSDKDTDEIVNLSNAPPSGTSGSNSNISASSNHQQQQHHHHHHHNHNNNNNNNNNGSSSTINPVNLSLDLRTKSENSASRTLGSGSDHSGIDLAVTASESTKRKGLFFDSHKDVMKPLSDGSDINSSPENYVVTPHRKRRPGFHNTQSDNQPFTSYPHSLLEELRLAKSTTSPISGFGSEKNMLAHLEDGALNGDTLTPDRKHLLEAQRNRAQSPEMPMHLGPQFVYQWQSNQNAAMSAMPNLQSRLSSLSHISLNLDHPEGRSGSASGSGANLAGSNTHASSVREYRCEYCGKQFGMSWNLKTHLRVHTGEKPFACRLCVAMFKQKAHLLKHLCSVHRNVITTTNGADTENRYSCCFCSMCFESVQELVRHLSGHHNNLLLTKNLRE, from the exons ATggaatattacgtatac TTTCAAAGAATGTTGATGTTGCAATACAGCAAGCATGGCGAGTGCATACTCAAAGAAATCGGAGCAGCCTTCAGAGGGGAGCACCCGGCGGACCTGACCATCGTCTGCGAGAACAAAGTGAAGCTGCACGCCCACAAGTTGGTCCTGGCGGCCGCCAGTCCGTTGATAAG GAACCTGCTGGAGGACACCCACTTGAGCGACTGCTCCACTACCGTATACTTTCCGGACGTGAATGCCACCTACTTCAAGTTCCTGCTGGACTTCCTGTACTCGGGGCAGACGTGCATTACCTCGCGGGATGTGAACTATCTGCAcgacctgctgctgctgctgcagatcaaGTCGGACAGCTGGAAGACCACCGACTCCGCCTATCTGAGCAGCAAGTGCGGCGGCCTGCGGGATCGGGCCGACAGGCGGAAGCAGCAGTACACCAGCCCACAGAATCTGGAGCCGGATCAGACGCTCAAGTACGAGGTGGACAGCGTGGATGAGTCGCGCAACGCCGCTGACTTCTCGTCCGCCTTCAACTCCAACGACAACTGCGAGAATGCGGCCGAGTGCGAGCGGAGTGGTggccacaacaacaaggaggaggacgaggacgactGCACCCACAAGGACAACAAGAGCGACAAGGACACGGACGAAATTGTAAATCTCTCGAATGCACCGCCCAGCGGcaccagcggcagcaacagcaacatcagcgccagcagcaaccaccagcagcaacagcaccaccaccatcaccaccacaaccacaacaacaataataataacaacaacaacggcagcagctcAACCATAAATCCCGTCAACCTTTCACTCGACCTTCGGACGAAGAGCGAGAACTCGGCGAGCAGAACCCTGGGATCCGGATCAGACCACAGCGGCATCGACCTGGCAGTGACAGCGAGCGAAAGCACGAAGCGGAAGGGCCTGTTCTTCGACTCGCACAAGGACGTGATGAAGCCGCTGTCCGATGGGTCGGACATAAACAGCTCGCCGGAGAACTACGTGGTGACGCCGCATCGGAAGCGGCGACCCGGATTCCACAACACGCAGAGTGACAACCAGCCGTTCACCTCGTACCCACACAGCTTACTGGAGGAACTGCGCCTGGCCAAGTCGACGACGTCGCCCATTTCGGGCTTTGGATCGGAAAAGAACATGCTGGCGCACCTGGAGGACGGAGCACTCAATGGGGACACACTGACGCCGGACAGGAAGCATCTGCTGGAAGCGCAGCGCAATCGAGCCCAAAGTCCCGAGATGCCGATGCACTTGGGACCCCAGTTCGTGTACCAATGGCAGTCCAACCAGAACGCAGCCATGTCCGCAATGCCCAATCTGCAGTCGCGACTCTCTAGTCTGTCGCACATCAGCCTGAACCTGGATCATCCGGAGGGACGCAGTGGGTCGGCATCCGGTTCGGGTGCAAACTTGGCCGGCAGCAACACGCACGCCTCCTCGGTGCGGGAGTATCGATGCGAGTACTGTGGAAAACAGTTCGGCATGTCCTGGAACCTCAAGACCCATCTGCGCGTCCACACCGGCGAGAAGCCGTTCGCCTGCCGCCTCTGCGTGGCCATGTTCAAGCAGAAGGCCCACCTGCTGAAGCATCTGTGCTCGGTTCACCGGAACGtcatcaccaccaccaacgGGGCGGATACTGAGAACCGGTacagctgctgcttctgctccaTGTGCTTCGAGTCGGTACAGGAGCTCGTCCGCCACCTGTCCGGCCACCACAATAACCTGCTGCTGACGAAGAATCTGCGCGAATAG
- the LOC27206277 gene encoding transcription factor Ken isoform X2 has translation MKEFQRMLMLQYSKHGECILKEIGAAFRGEHPADLTIVCENKVKLHAHKLVLAAASPLIRNLLEDTHLSDCSTTVYFPDVNATYFKFLLDFLYSGQTCITSRDVNYLHDLLLLLQIKSDSWKTTDSAYLSSKCGGLRDRADRRKQQYTSPQNLEPDQTLKYEVDSVDESRNAADFSSAFNSNDNCENAAECERSGGHNNKEEDEDDCTHKDNKSDKDTDEIVNLSNAPPSGTSGSNSNISASSNHQQQQHHHHHHHNHNNNNNNNNNGSSSTINPVNLSLDLRTKSENSASRTLGSGSDHSGIDLAVTASESTKRKGLFFDSHKDVMKPLSDGSDINSSPENYVVTPHRKRRPGFHNTQSDNQPFTSYPHSLLEELRLAKSTTSPISGFGSEKNMLAHLEDGALNGDTLTPDRKHLLEAQRNRAQSPEMPMHLGPQFVYQWQSNQNAAMSAMPNLQSRLSSLSHISLNLDHPEGRSGSASGSGANLAGSNTHASSVREYRCEYCGKQFGMSWNLKTHLRVHTGEKPFACRLCVAMFKQKAHLLKHLCSVHRNVITTTNGADTENRYSCCFCSMCFESVQELVRHLSGHHNNLLLTKNLRE, from the exons TTTCAAAGAATGTTGATGTTGCAATACAGCAAGCATGGCGAGTGCATACTCAAAGAAATCGGAGCAGCCTTCAGAGGGGAGCACCCGGCGGACCTGACCATCGTCTGCGAGAACAAAGTGAAGCTGCACGCCCACAAGTTGGTCCTGGCGGCCGCCAGTCCGTTGATAAG GAACCTGCTGGAGGACACCCACTTGAGCGACTGCTCCACTACCGTATACTTTCCGGACGTGAATGCCACCTACTTCAAGTTCCTGCTGGACTTCCTGTACTCGGGGCAGACGTGCATTACCTCGCGGGATGTGAACTATCTGCAcgacctgctgctgctgctgcagatcaaGTCGGACAGCTGGAAGACCACCGACTCCGCCTATCTGAGCAGCAAGTGCGGCGGCCTGCGGGATCGGGCCGACAGGCGGAAGCAGCAGTACACCAGCCCACAGAATCTGGAGCCGGATCAGACGCTCAAGTACGAGGTGGACAGCGTGGATGAGTCGCGCAACGCCGCTGACTTCTCGTCCGCCTTCAACTCCAACGACAACTGCGAGAATGCGGCCGAGTGCGAGCGGAGTGGTggccacaacaacaaggaggaggacgaggacgactGCACCCACAAGGACAACAAGAGCGACAAGGACACGGACGAAATTGTAAATCTCTCGAATGCACCGCCCAGCGGcaccagcggcagcaacagcaacatcagcgccagcagcaaccaccagcagcaacagcaccaccaccatcaccaccacaaccacaacaacaataataataacaacaacaacggcagcagctcAACCATAAATCCCGTCAACCTTTCACTCGACCTTCGGACGAAGAGCGAGAACTCGGCGAGCAGAACCCTGGGATCCGGATCAGACCACAGCGGCATCGACCTGGCAGTGACAGCGAGCGAAAGCACGAAGCGGAAGGGCCTGTTCTTCGACTCGCACAAGGACGTGATGAAGCCGCTGTCCGATGGGTCGGACATAAACAGCTCGCCGGAGAACTACGTGGTGACGCCGCATCGGAAGCGGCGACCCGGATTCCACAACACGCAGAGTGACAACCAGCCGTTCACCTCGTACCCACACAGCTTACTGGAGGAACTGCGCCTGGCCAAGTCGACGACGTCGCCCATTTCGGGCTTTGGATCGGAAAAGAACATGCTGGCGCACCTGGAGGACGGAGCACTCAATGGGGACACACTGACGCCGGACAGGAAGCATCTGCTGGAAGCGCAGCGCAATCGAGCCCAAAGTCCCGAGATGCCGATGCACTTGGGACCCCAGTTCGTGTACCAATGGCAGTCCAACCAGAACGCAGCCATGTCCGCAATGCCCAATCTGCAGTCGCGACTCTCTAGTCTGTCGCACATCAGCCTGAACCTGGATCATCCGGAGGGACGCAGTGGGTCGGCATCCGGTTCGGGTGCAAACTTGGCCGGCAGCAACACGCACGCCTCCTCGGTGCGGGAGTATCGATGCGAGTACTGTGGAAAACAGTTCGGCATGTCCTGGAACCTCAAGACCCATCTGCGCGTCCACACCGGCGAGAAGCCGTTCGCCTGCCGCCTCTGCGTGGCCATGTTCAAGCAGAAGGCCCACCTGCTGAAGCATCTGTGCTCGGTTCACCGGAACGtcatcaccaccaccaacgGGGCGGATACTGAGAACCGGTacagctgctgcttctgctccaTGTGCTTCGAGTCGGTACAGGAGCTCGTCCGCCACCTGTCCGGCCACCACAATAACCTGCTGCTGACGAAGAATCTGCGCGAATAG
- the LOC6735955 gene encoding 23 kDa integral membrane protein, which yields MALPKKIKCFKYLVYSYVVLLALTGAAQIFLGTSLLWGHSVYYGIVQNKLWAPAAILLCLGPVTFILCWMGCQATNQRKRCLLGMFAALLVACICVQFIICGWSLAMRENLPTSVEIFIDDSFVEFLDKFSRTKVDNLHLWNRMQSQLQCCGVDGPLDYRRLSLPWSCCSRPEHAYESACDTHYKRGCLAVVSEQIRNRLLITAFGAAIIAIFQSLGIFCAVHLTILFGKNDNTHPMNMNRKKKQQQFLPLTIQDKRHDMPSPINLSPSAPGQRVLKTALPSAMHK from the exons ATGGCATTGCCgaagaaaattaaatgttttaagtaTTTGGTTTACAGTTATGTGGTGCTCCTAGCG CTGACTGGAGCTGCGCAGATCTTCCTGGGCACATCCCTGCTCTGGGGTCACTCGGTCTACTATGGAATTGTGCAGAACAAGCTGTGGGCTCCGGCCGCGATCCTGCTTTGCCTGGGACCCGTCACCTTCATCCTCTGCTGGATGGGCTGCCAGGCCACCAATCAACGCAAGCGCTGCCTGCTGGGAATG TTTGCCGCCCTTTTGGTCGCCTGCATCTGTGTTCAGTTCATCATCTGCGGCTGGTCACTGGCCATGAGGGAGAACCTGCCCACTTCCGTGGAGATCTTCATCGACGACTCCTTCGTCGAGTTCTTGGACAAGTTTTCGCGCACCAAGGTGGATAACCTACATCTGTGGAATAGGATGCAGTCGCAG TTGCAATGCTGCGGCGTGGATGGACCTCTCGATTACCGCCGACTTTCGCTGCCCTGGTCCTGCTGCTCGCGCCCGGAGCACGCCTACGAGTCAGCATGTGATACCCACTACAAGCGCGGATGCCTGGCCGTCGTGTCGGAGCAGATCAGGAACCGCCTGCTGATCACCGCCTTCGGAGCTGCCATCATAGCCATATTCCAG AGCCTGGGAATCTTCTGTGCTGTCCACCTGACCATTCTGTTCGGCAAGAACGACAACACCCATCCCATGAACATGAACCGgaaaaagaagcagcagcagttcttGCCCCTGACCATACAGGACAAGAGGCACGACATGCCCTCGCCCATCAATCTATCCCCTTCAGCACCCGGGCAGCGGGTT